From Longimicrobium sp.:
GCGTGGGCAACCGGCGCGGCCTGGCGCAGACGCACTACAACCTGGGCATCTCCTTCCGCGACCTGAAGCGGAACGACGACGCCGACGCGCACTACCGCCGCGCCATGGAGCTTGCCGAGGCCACGGAGAGCGAGGACGTGATCGCGCTGGCCGAGGTGGAGCGCGCCGAGCTGCGCATCCGCGGCGGCGACGGGCGGCTGGCGATGTCGCTTGCGGAGCGCGCCGGCGAGCGCTTCCGCCGCATCGGCGATCCCACGGGCTACGCCGGCGCGGTGCGGGTGATGGCCTCCGCCGCCCGCGCCGGCGGGGACGACGTGGAGGCGGAGGCGCGGCTGGATGAGGCGCTCGCGATCGCGCTGCAGCACGAGGATGCGCTTCTGCGCGCGGAGGTGCAGCGGGATCGCGGGGTGCTGCTGCGGGATACCGGACGCGTCGCGGAGGCGCGGGAGGCGCTGGAGGATGCGCTCGAGCACTTCGGGCGGCTGGAGGCGGCGGAGGATGTGGAGGTGGTGAGGGGGTTGCTGGAGGGGGTGGGTGGGGGTGGTCAGGATGGTGGGGGTCCGGATGTGGGCAGCCCCGGCGGTTGAAACCGCTGCAACAACGGCGGGAAGCCTGCCTTCGCAGGCTTCGAGGGGGTTGGGTTCGCGCCGAATCGCCGGGGGCTGAAGCCCCCGGCTGGAACCACGCGAAGGCGGCTGAAGCCGGCTCGTACCGCGTAGACTGCGGGACGGGCGCGGCCGTTGGTGCTTGGCAGATCGGTGTGCGGAAGCGGGGTTCGGCGCGAGGCGGAACACGGGCAGCCACGTGGGGCGGCCCCTACGGGGATCGGCGTGCGTGGCCTGGAAACGGTGTAGCGGCGAGGGTGGGCGGACACGCAGGTCCGCCCCTACGAATTCGGTGTGGAGAGAGGGGCGCCGGGCGCGGGCGAGGCGTTGGCGTGGACGGAGTGCACCCTTTCCCCCGCTCGCGGGGGAGAGGGCCGGGGAGAGGGGGACCCCGCGTGCCCCGGCCCCCGCCTACGCGCACAGATCCGTGCGAACCCCCCTCCCCCAGGCAGTTTTGGGGGAGGGGGATGCGTCGCGGAGCGACGCTGGGGGTGGGGCCCTCAGGTCGTGACCTGCCCCGAACGGTAGCGCGCCAGCACCTCCACGAACACCTTCGACGAGCGCGCGAAGGCGCCGCGGCGGCGCAGCTCGGTGGGGCTGGCGCCCACGAACTTCTGCGTCACGCGGCGCAGCCCGCTGTCCGACGAGTAGCCGCAGGCGTGGGCCACCGAGAGCACCGTGCGCCCCGGGTCATCCAGCAGCTCGGCGGCCAGGAGGATGCGCATCCACGCCAGCAGCTTGCGCGGGGGCGGCAGCTCCGCGCGCTCGCACCAGCGCAGCAGGGTGCGGCGCGAGAGGTGGAGCTGCCGGGCCAGGTCGCGCCCGTGCCCGCCCACCGCCACCACCTCGGCCGCCGCGTCCACGATGGCGCGGGCGCGCCCCGGAGTGTCCGCCGGGAGCACCTGCTCGAGGAGCGCCTTCAGGGGGCGGCCCTGCGAGGCGCGGAAGCGGTGCACCAGCGCGTCCGGCGTGTCGTCGTGGGCGATGGAGATCACCTGCACCACCCCCCATTTCCCGAGCGTGCGCAGGTCCTCCACCCGGTCCGCCCTCACCTCCAGCGCGGCGAAGACCGGCATCGAGGGGAACTCCACCAGGAGGTTCTTGAGCGCGGGCGAGAGGGCGCGCTGCCCCTGCGCCTCCTCGTACGGGTTGACCACCACCAGGGCGGAGGGCGGAGAATCGCGCACCGCGTCCTCCAGCGACGGCCAGTCGGGGACCGACTGGAAGGTGTACTCCTTCCCCGCGACCTTGCGGACGCGCTCGCGGAAACTCTCGTCGCTGTGCAGCACCAGCAGTGGACGGGCGGCGATCTTCATGGGGCACGGGCCGGGTGAAGGGCGAAGGGGTTCAGCGGGACACCAGCGATGCGTGCAGCGAGCGCGCGAGGTCGGCGGCGAAGGCGTCCGACTCCTCGTGGACGGCGGCGCGGGCCGGGGACTCGGCGCGGGTGCGGGCCGCCCGCGAGCGCCGGGCCGACTCCACCACCGCCTCGGCGCTCAGGAGCACCTTGGCCTCGCCGCGCTCCCGGGCCGCGCGGGCGGAGCGGTCGGCGGCGCGCTCGGCGCGCTCGAACTCGCCGGCGTGGGCGGCGCCGTGGGCCAGCTCGAGGAGCACCTGGGCGGCGTTCTCCGTGTGCTCGTTGCGGGCGAGCCCGTCCCACACCTCGTCCCACGCCTCGTCGAAGCGGCGCCGGTCGCCCGCGCCGGCGGCGGCGCGCACGATGTTGGCGAGCCCCACCATCCGGTCCTCGTGCCTCCGCAGGTGCGGGAGGAGCGCTTCGAACACGGTGAGCGCCGGCCCGAAGTGCCCCTGCTCCACCCACAGGTAGGCGATGTCGTGCGCCAGCACGGGGAGGCGGGGGTGATCGGCCCCGTACGCCTCGAACGCCGCGCGCGCCAGCTTCTCCGCCTCCGCCGCGTTGCCGCCCCCCGCCGCGATCACGAAGAGGTCGTGCAGCGCGCCACCCTGGATCTGCCGGAGCGAGTGGCGCCGGGCCGCACGAAGCGCGCGGATGTGGAAGCGGCGCGCCGCCGGGAAGTTGCCGCGGTGCACGTACAGGTTCCCCAGCCCGGAGAAGGCCAGCGCGTACGACGTCCAGTCCCCGCTCTGCCGCGCCAGGGCGATGGCGCGCCTGAACCACGTCTCGGCACGGGCGTACTCCGCGCGGCGGCGGGCCAGGCGCCCCACCGCGTACGCCGCCGACGCGTCCGTGGGGATGGCGGCCGCGGCGGCCTGCGCGAAGGCGATGGAGGTGGCGGAGTAGCCGTTGCCGTCGGCCCAGGCGGCGACGTGCTGGCACGCCATGGCCACCGATTCCGGCCGCGCCGTCCCCGGCGCGCCCACCAGCCTCACCAGCCCCATCAGCGGCGTCTCGAGCTGCACCTCCACTTCCGCGTCGCGCAGCATCGCCAGGAGCGCCCCGTCCGCCCCCGGGACGAAGACTTCGCCGCGCTCGTCGGGCGGAAGCGATCCCCAGAGGTACACGTCGCGCACGACCTGCCACAGCAGCGCCCCAAGTGGGTCCTTGATCTCTTCGAGCACCCCCACGCCTTCGAACGCTTCGCCGCCGTGGGTAATGGCGGGTGGCGTCCGCCAGCGACGGGTGGTGCGGCGAACGGGGGGTGTCATCCGCTTGGATCGCATAGAGTGGCTCTGCGGAGGGATGGGGTGCCGTGTGCGGGGCGGTCGGAGCGTTCGTATGCTAACGCTCAAACCCAAGGCACGCCATAGTCTTTTCCCGCTCTGAGCCTCACTCCGGCAGCAGAATACAGCATCGCGCGGCGCACGGCAAGTCCCAAAGCAATCGCGGGTTCAAATGCGCTCCGGAGAGGTTTTCGCGTGCACTTTCGTGTGGTGCCGGTGTCCGTAAATGTATCCCCGAATTGGCTCATGCCGGGTACCTTCTGTACACCTCCCGGCGTCAGTGTACCGCCCTTCTACCGCCAGCACGTGTAGCAATCCAGCATTCCAATCTGGCGGCATACGGATGGAAATGGATCAAGAAACTGCGGGCTCACGCGGAGACGCAGAGGCGCTGAGAGAACGCCGAGCAGCTCTCTGCTGCCTTGCGGTTGGGCCCTCCTGCGTCTCTGCGCCTCTGCGTGAGACCATCAGTCGTTCGCGGTATGGCGCGCGCGGCAGTATGATTGCGTGCGCCCTGCGCTGAACCGATCACCCCCCGCGGGAGGAACGAGGCATGTCTACGGTGGATGCGCTGGGAACGAAGGGCGTGCGGGTGATGGGCGAGGACTCTCCGGCGAGCGCGCGCGTGCTCACTCCCGAGGCGCTGGAGTTCGTGGCCGCGCTGCACCGCCGCTTCAACCCCGTTCGCGAGGAGCTGCTGCGCGCCCGCGACACGCGCCAGGCTGAGCTGGACGCCGGCGTGGAGCCCGTCTTCCTCGAGGAGACGGCATCGGTGCGCGAGGGCGACTGGCGCGTGGGGCCCACTCCCCCCGACCTGCAGGACCGGCGCGTGGAGATCACCGGGCCCACCGACGCCAAGATGGTCATCAACGCCCTCAACTCGGGCGCGTCGTGCTTCATGGCCGACTTCGAGGACGCCCTCTCCCCCACCTGGAAGAACGTGGTGGAGGGGCACGCCAACATGCAGGACGCCGTGCGCCGCACCCTCACCTTCTCCAGTGGCGGCAAGGAGTACCGGCTGGGCGAGAAGCTGGCCGTGCTCATCGTGCGCCCGCGCGGGTGGCACCTCGCCGAGCGGCACGTCCAGGTCGACGGGGAGCCGGTGTCCGCCTCGCTCTTCGACTTCGGGATGCACTTCTTCCACAACGCACGGGAGCTGCTGGAGCGGGGCTCGGGGCCGTACTTCTACCTCCCCAAGCTGGAGGGGCACCGCGAGGCGCGGCTCTGGAACGACGTCTTCACCTTCGCTCAGCAGCAGCTCGGCGTTCCGCACGGGACGATCCGCGCCACGGTGCTCATCGAGACGATCCTGGCCGCGTTCGAGATGGACGAGATCCTGTACGAGCTGCGCGACCACGCCGCGGGGCTCAACGCGGGGCGGTGGGACTACATCTTCAGCGTCATCAAGAAGTTCAGGAAGCGCGCCGACTTCGTGCTGCCGGACCGGGTGCAGGTCACCATGACCGTGCCCTTCATGAAGTGCTACGCCGAGCTCCTGGTGAAGACGTGCCACCGCCGCGGCGCGCACGCCATGGGCGGGATGGCGGCCTTCATCCCCAGCCGCCGCGACCCGGAGGTCAACCGCGTGGCGATGGCGAAGGTGACGGAGGACAAGGCGCGCGAGGCCGGGCAGGGCTTCGACGGCACCTGGGTGGCGCACCCGGACCTGGTGCCGGTCGCCCGCGCGGAGTTCGACCGGGTGCTGGGCGAGAGGCCCAACCAGAAGGAGAAGCAGGGCGATGCCAACGTGCGCCCCCGCGACCTGCTGAGCACGGGCATCCCGGACGGGCACGTCACCGAGGCCGGGGTGCGGCTGAACGTGAGCGTGGCGCTGCAGTACTTGGAGGCGTGGCTGCGCGGCAACGGCGCCGTCGCCATCAACAACCTGATGGAGGACGCCGCCACCGCCGAGATCTCGCGCGCGCAGCTCTGGCAGTGGATCCGCCAGCGCTCGCCGCTGGACGACGACGGCGCGATGACGCCGGACGTGTACACCCGCATCCGCACCGAGGAGATGGAGCGTCTGCGCGCGTCCGGGGTGACCACGCCCGAGCTGGCGACCGCCTGCACCCTCCTGGACGAGCTGGTGCTGGGGAACGAGTTCATCCCGTTCCTTACGCTGCCGGCGTATCCGCACCTGGCGTAGCGAAAAGCCTCACGCGGAGACGCGGAGGGAACCGCAAGCCGCGGAGAACAGCTTTTCTTGGTGTTCTCTCTGCGGCTCCGCGTCTCCGCGCGAGGTCATGTCACACCGAAAGCGGGAGGGGCGTTGTTCGGGCGCACCGATCGACTCACCCCCGCCCACCACGACCATGCGACTCCGCTTTCTCGCTCCCCTGATCGTTCTCCTCGCCGCCTGCCAGAAAAGCGACGATCTGCTGTTCGAACCGCCGCTGCTCTGGGTGGCCGCCGAGGTGAGCCCGGTGCGTCGCGACCCGGCCACCGGCGACGCCACGGTGCCGCTCCAGGTGCTCAACGACCGGGCGAGCGCCGTCTACCTGCGCGCCTGCGGCGACCGGCCCTCGGTGACGATCGACCGGCGCGTCGGAGGTAAATGGGAGAACGCGGGAGAAGCCATCTGCCACGCGATCTACCCGATGACCCCCATCGAGGTGGCGGCACGCTCAGGCCGGCCCTTCACCGTCAGCGTGCGCGAGGCGGGGGTGTACCGCGTGGTGTCGTACGTGGCTCTCTACTCACCCAGCGGGGAGTTCCGCGGCGTCGCCAGCAGCGAGTTCAGCGTGGAGTAGCCGTTGACGCGCCCCCGCCGGGGCGTAGCTTCCTGGCTCGACCGGGCACACCGCCCGCTCCCAGCCAAGGATGACGATGACGCACTACACCACGGTGGTGAGGGTGGTGGACGAAGCCTCCGGCCGCCCCCTTGCCGGCCTGCGGGTCTCCCTCTTCGACAGCGACCGCTTCTCCCAGGACGACCTGCTCGGCGACGGCACCACCGACTCGGCCGGCGAGGCCCGCTTCGAGTACTCCACCGCCGACTTCGCCGACCTGGAGGACCGCATGAGCGGCTCGCTCCCCGACCTGTACTGCGTGATCCACGCGCCGGACGGCCGCGAGATCTTTTCGTCCAAGGACGACGCCCTCGACAACACCCCCCGCCGCCGCATCGACGTGGCGCTGCCGGCGGAGCTGGTGGCGCGGTACGGGGTGTGAGGCCCCCTCCCCCCGACCCCCTCCCCCGCCTGCGGGGGCGCAGGGCGGGTGAGGGGGAGAATTCGGCCCGCGTCGCACAGATCCCGTAGGGGCGCGATTAATCGCGCCCGTGGCCGCCGCCGCTCCACCGCCCGCCCGCGGCACAGATCCCCGTGGGGGCAGACCTGCGTGTCTGACCGTGCCTGCAGCGGCGCCGTCGCCCGGGTGGCACAGGCAACCCCGTCGTACACACCCGCCGCGCTCCGCCGCCCGCCCAGGGCACAGAATCCCCGTAGGGGCAGACCCGCGTGTCTGCCCGTGCCCGCCGCCGCTCCATCGCCCGCCCGCCGCACCGATCTCGGACGGCCACGCCTGCGTTCCCGCGCATGCCGCACGCCCCCGCGTCGCAATAACCCGCCCCCGCTCCGTCGCGCGCCACGGCACAGATTCCCGTAGGGGCAGACCCACGTGTCTGCCCGTGCCCGCCGCCGCTCCACCGCCCGGGGGTGCCGCACGGCGCACGCATTACAACCATGCCGCAAACACGGCGAAGTACGAGATGGGGGCGGATGCCGGCGCGGCATCCGCCCCCGTTCCGTTCAGGGCACGTAGGTGACGGAGAAATACGCGCGCGGCTCGTGGCGCCCAGGCTCGTCCAGCGGCACGCCGAGGCCGGCGGTAACGCGCACCCCCGGCACCCCCACCACGTTGTTGAAGCCGGTGGCGAACTCGGTTTCGACGCCGGCGACGCGGTAGTGCGAGCCGTCGGCGGTGGTGCCCCACAGGTAGGGCGTGACGCCGGCCACCCGGGTGCTCAGGCGCCAGGTGGCGAGATCGCGCCCCGCCACCACGCCGAACGGGGCGGCGGGCATGGGGATGCGCTGCGCGAGCGCCGCATCGTCCACGAGCGGGTTGGCGCCGCCGCCGGCCGCGAGCGCCTCGAATGCGGGGGCGCCGCCGCTGACCCGTCCGTACGATCCGTCCGCGCGCAGCTCGAGCCGCCCGGCGCTCAGTGCCAGACCCGCGCTCCCCACACCACGCGCCCAGCCCAGCCCGGCGGTGCTCCCGGCGGCGGCGTTCATCCGCAGGCGGGCGATGAGGGTGCGGCCCGCCCTGCGGCGCGCTAGAGCGGCGCCGTACTCCGCGAAGCCCAGCACCCGCTCGTCCCCCTCCAGCGACCCGCCCGACACCCCGCCCTGCAGACGGTGCGCGGCCCCGCCCGCGCGCCACGGCGCATCGGCGGAGAGGGTCGCGCCCAGGTACGACGGGCGCACGATGTCGGGCAAGCCGGGGAGCTCCATCGCGAATAGCTCGGCGGTGACGGCGGGGCGCCATCCGCGCCAGGTGGCGGCGAGCGATCCGCCCTCGGTGGCGTCATCGGTCGAGACGACGGCCCGCGCCATCAGCGCCAGGCGGCCGATGGGGTCCGTGCTGCTCATCATCCCGCCCACCGACGCGCCGTCCGTGTCGTAGCCGGCCATGGGGAGGATGCGCGTGATGCGCGGGCCGATCCCGTAGCGCCGCGGCTCGGGCACGGGCGCGCGCGGGATGGCGACGGGCGTGCCCTCCCAGACGCGAGGCGCGATCGGGGCCAGCGTGGCCGGAAGCATGACCGGCGCCGCGCCCGCGCTGTCCGGACGGATGCGGTTGAGGTCCATTCCCCCGGCGTGCATCGACAGGAAGAAGACCTCGCCTCCGCGCGTGGCCTCGGGGGCGAGCGCCGCGCCCGTCACCCGTGTAAAGGTGCGGGCGGTGCGCGCGACCGGGTCGAGCAGCTCCAGGTTGGCGACGCCGCCGCGCTCGGAGACCACCACCAGGTCGCGTCCGCCGGGGCGCCACGATGCGTCGTAGCGGTTCGCGCCATCGTCCGGATCGGCGGGGCGGCGAGCGCCGGTGGCGGGGTCGACCAGCTCCACACGCCACCGCCCGCGCTCCTGCACAGAGACGGCGATGGCGCTGCCGTCCGGCGACCACCGGGGACGGTAGAAGACGCGCTCGGGGGCGCCCGTCGCGACCAGGAAGACCGCGCCGCCTGCGAGATCCACCCGCACCAGATCGCACACGCCGCCCGCGCAGCGCACCGCGGCCGCGCTGCGCCCGTCAGGAGACGGATCGGCGTGGCGGATGCCGGCGCCGCGCGTGACCCGCCGGAGGCGCTTCTCCTTCCAGTTCCAGAGGAAGAGGTCGGGGCGCGATGCACCGCCGCCGATCGGCTCCTGCCGAACGAGGAGGATGCGCGCGCCGTCCGGCATGAAGCGCGGGGAGTCGTGGCCGCGGCCGTCCACGGGGAGGAGGGTGGCGAGCGCGGCCTTGGGGCGCGGGCGCCAGCGCACGTCCGGCACGTCGAGCGAGTCGCGGCTCAGGAGGCGGCGGCGCTCCTTGGCTTCGGCGGAGTCGCCGGGCTCGTCACGCGTGCGCCACACCACCACGCGCGGCTCCGTTCCCGCGGCGCCGCGCAGCACCACCGCCATCCGCTCGCCATCGGGGGAGACGGCCGGGTCCCCGGTGCCCCAGTAGAGGCGCTGCACGGTGTCGCCCGCAACGGTGCCGCCCGCTTCCGCGATCTGGCGGCGGGCTTCCAGGGCGCGCGCGGTCACGTCCACGGTGAAGGCGCCGTACAGCTCGTGCGGCGCGCCGCCGTAGACTCCCGCGAACGCCGTGGCGAACGAACGGTTCTGGCGCGCGCTCATCCGCCGCCAGAGCTGGTCCAGGCTCGCCTCGCCGCGCCGCTCCACCAGCCACTCCAGGAAGGCGGATCCGGCCAGGTACGCCATGCTCTGCCCGTAGAACGCGTTCGACGCGCTGAGCTGCGGATAGGTGGGGAGCCGCCCCTCCAGCGCCCACTGCCGAAGCACCGCGGCGCGGATTGCGCTGTGCGGACGTCCGCTGCCGGTGAGGCGGCCTTCGATGTACGTCGCGTACCCCTCGCTCACCCAGCGCGGCGCCCTGCGCGCCACCGGGCCGAGCCGCACGGGAAGGATGCGCATCCACAGGTCGCCGCGCGGGTTGCGCGAGGGCCGGGTGAGGTGCGCGATGTGGGCGAACTCGTGGATGACGAGCTGCTCGCCCGGCCCGCGGTTGTGGCCGATGTTGGAGCGCGGGTCGGGCGGCGTGGGCCACAGCGAGATGGTGGGCTCGTCGAGGAACACGTACGCGCTCCCGTTGGCGGACGCGGACGGGTCCTCGACGATGATCCGCACGCGGCGGCCGGGGGCGTACCCCACCACGCTCCGCACGCTGTCGTGCACCGCCTCCAGCCGCGACACCACGTCCAGTGTCCACGCGGACGTCTCGGCGGGGTAGTGGACCTCGAAGTGCTTGGTGCGCACGGTGCGCCAGTCGAGCCACGGGCGCGTGAACACCTGCGCCTGCGTAGCGCCGGCAAGGAGCACCGCCAGGAGCGCGGCCGCGCAGGACAGCTTGTTTCGCATCTTTGCGTGGTGCGGCGGTGGGACGGATTGCGTGCGTTGGTGGACACCAGGGCGGGCGGGAAGGTTCCGGGCCACGCCCGGCGTGTGCGTGCCGGTTTGTAACAGAGAATACCCCGGATCGGCGCGCGTGGGCCAATCCGCGGTGCAGGCGAGGGTGGGCAGACACGTGGGTCTGCCCCTACGGGTTTGGGGCGCGAGGGCGGGGGTCGCGGGCGGGCGGGCGACGGGCGCGATGAATCGCGCCCCTACGAGATCGGTGTGCGCGAAAAGGGCAACGGAGCCGGGGCGGGCACGGGCGGCCACGCGGGGCCGCCCCTACGGGGGATCACGACGGGGGCAGACATCGAGGAGGGGCGGGCGGATGCCGACGGCGCACGCAGTTCTCCCCCTCCCCCGCTTGCGGGGGAAGGGGGCCGGGGGGTGGGGGCCCTAAGCCGCGACTTCCGAATCCAGCTGGATGGCGAGGGTGCGGTCGCGGCCGGCGGACTTGGCGCTGTAGAGGGCCTGGTCGGCCGCTTCCAGGAGGGCGTCGGGGTTGACGACGTCGGTGCCGGCGGCGATGCCCACGCTGGCGGTGACGGTGATGGTGCCGCCCCCCGCGACCGGGACGCGCAGCTCGGCCAGGTGGCGGCGGAAGCGCTCGGTGAGCGCCTTTGCGCCCTCCAGGCCCGAGTCGCACAGGAGGACGGCGAACTCCTCGCCGCCGAAGCGGGCGGTGGTGTCGATGTTACGGGCGCAGTTCCGCAGGACGCGCCCCACGCGCGCCAGCACCACGTCGCCCGCGCCGTGGCCGTGGCGGTCGTTGACCTGCTTGAAGTGGTCGAGGTCGATCATAACCAGCGCCACCGAGCCCCCCGTGCGCCGCACACGCTCGCACTCGCGGCGCAGCGCCTCGTCCAGCACGTGGCGGCGGGAGAGCTCGGTGAGGGGGTCGATCTGCGCGGTCGCCTCGGTGAGCGCCCACTTGCCCGCGGTGGCGATCCCCACGCACACCACGAAGACCAGGAAGCCGATCCAGAAGAGCGACGGCACCCCCGGAAGGATACGCGCCACCGGCAGCCAGTCCACGTGCTCGGAAAGAAGGTCGTAGGTCACGGCCAGCGCAAAGGAGACCGTCCCCACGCCCAGGATGCGCCCGTGCGGCTGGCGGCGCGAGGTGGAACGGCAGGCGCGGGCAACCACCACGAAGAGCCCCGCCATCATCGTCAGATCCACCCACTTCGCCATGGCGGCGAGCGCGCCCAGCGGCAGCGAGCCCACCAGCATGACGGCGGCGGTGGCCGCGCCCGTCAGCACGGCGTCGCGGCGGGTGAGGCGCAGGTCGAAGAGGCGGTGCACCAGCGCGACGAAGGCGGGCATCCCCGCGGCGATCGCCCAGAGCCCGACACGGTACGAGTTCACGTGCGGAACGAGCAGCGACTGCACCGCGCCCGAAAAGGTTGCGCCGTAGATGGAGACGGCGGCGCAGAGCAGGGCGAAGTACAGGTTCTCTCTCGCGCGGCGGCGGCGGAAGAAGAAGGCGAGGTGGTAGATGCCGATCGCCAAAAAGAACGAGACGAGTCCGCCGATCACCACGTCGCGCGGAGAGCGCTGCTGGGCCAGGAGGTCGTAGCGACCCACCCGCACGCCGCCCATCAGCCCGCCGTACGCGTAGGCGTTGTAGACGCGCACGGCAACCAGGTGTGGGCCGTTCGGGCGCCGCGCCAGCGCCGAATCGGGCACCAGGAGGAGGGTGGGCGCGACTCCTTCCACGAAGCGCGGCGGCATGCGGCCCGATCCACCCACCTTGACACCGTTCCAGAAGATCTCGTACGCGTCGCCCACGCTGCCGAGCTGCACGCCCACGGGCCCGCCCGCCAGATCGGCCGGGAGCCGCACCTCGCGCCGGTACCAGCCGAAGCCGTCGTAGCCGGGGGCGAAGCGCTCCCATTCGGCCGGCGCTTCGACGAGCGCCCAGCCGGCGTCGGGATGCGCGGGCGCGGCCCAGGCGGCGGAGTCGCCCCGCTGCCAGCGCCAGGGGCCGTCCAGGCGCAGCGGCTCCGGCTCGGCGGCGGCGAGGGCACCGGGAATGGCGAGGAGGACCGCGAGTAGAATGCGGGCGATCACGACGGGAGCTGGGGCGCGGGGCGGGAGGCTTGTGGAGGGCATTCAACATAGCGCCGGACGCGGGCCGGAGTCAACGAAAACGGCTCCGGGTGCGGACCTTGCTCAGCGAATCCGGGGGGCCTACGTTGGCCCCCCCGCAACCCCATGCGCGCACCGCGCTTTCACGGCAGAAGGAACCCGAATGGCCAACCTCCCCGAGCCGGGGCGCACGGGGCCGCTGGCGGCTCTGGCGCTGACCGCCGGCCCGCGCTACGGCGAAGAGCTTCCCATCCCCAGGCCCGTGGTGGTGGTGGGACGCGCCGCCGCCAGCGACGTGGTGATCGACGACGACTCCGTCTCCGCCCAGCACGCCCGCCTGGAGTGGGACCTGGGCGCGTGGCGCATCACCGACCTGGGCTCCACCAACGGCACCGCCGTGGAGGGGACGAAGCTGGCCCCCAACATCCCCACCCCGCTCCCGTACGGCGCCACGGTTCGCGTGGGCGGCGTGAAGCTCCAGTTCCGCGAGGTGGCGCAGGCCGATCCGGAGCGCGCCCGCGCAGACTACGTCGCGCCGCCCAAGCCCGCTACGCTGCGCGAGGAGAAGCCCGGCTTCCGCTTCCCGGTGTGGCTGGCGATCCTCCTCGTGGTGCTGCTGGCGGTGATCGGCTACCTCGTCTTCCAGACCATGGCGGCGCCGCGGGTGGGCGTGGGCACTGGCCCGGAGCACCCGCTGCTGGCGCTGGCGACCCGGGCCGCCGC
This genomic window contains:
- a CDS encoding tetratricopeptide repeat protein — protein: MTTPSPSTELADARALAARRDWLGLAARLRGVPEAAFVAEPELGFLFADACRRVGDTGTALRVAAQVEPEARRTGNRRLVLEVVNLLGMTHFEAGRLPDAATRWEELLSYSTDWGDDDHVARAANGLGVVANVGGRREAALTFYQRALAGYTRVGNRRGLAQTHYNLGISFRDLKRNDDADAHYRRAMELAEATESEDVIALAEVERAELRIRGGDGRLAMSLAERAGERFRRIGDPTGYAGAVRVMASAARAGGDDVEAEARLDEALAIALQHEDALLRAEVQRDRGVLLRDTGRVAEAREALEDALEHFGRLEAAEDVEVVRGLLEGVGGGGQDGGGPDVGSPGG
- a CDS encoding helix-turn-helix domain-containing protein, with the protein product MKIAARPLLVLHSDESFRERVRKVAGKEYTFQSVPDWPSLEDAVRDSPPSALVVVNPYEEAQGQRALSPALKNLLVEFPSMPVFAALEVRADRVEDLRTLGKWGVVQVISIAHDDTPDALVHRFRASQGRPLKALLEQVLPADTPGRARAIVDAAAEVVAVGGHGRDLARQLHLSRRTLLRWCERAELPPPRKLLAWMRILLAAELLDDPGRTVLSVAHACGYSSDSGLRRVTQKFVGASPTELRRRGAFARSSKVFVEVLARYRSGQVTT
- a CDS encoding tetratricopeptide repeat protein, with protein sequence MTPPVRRTTRRWRTPPAITHGGEAFEGVGVLEEIKDPLGALLWQVVRDVYLWGSLPPDERGEVFVPGADGALLAMLRDAEVEVQLETPLMGLVRLVGAPGTARPESVAMACQHVAAWADGNGYSATSIAFAQAAAAAIPTDASAAYAVGRLARRRAEYARAETWFRRAIALARQSGDWTSYALAFSGLGNLYVHRGNFPAARRFHIRALRAARRHSLRQIQGGALHDLFVIAAGGGNAAEAEKLARAAFEAYGADHPRLPVLAHDIAYLWVEQGHFGPALTVFEALLPHLRRHEDRMVGLANIVRAAAGAGDRRRFDEAWDEVWDGLARNEHTENAAQVLLELAHGAAHAGEFERAERAADRSARAARERGEAKVLLSAEAVVESARRSRAARTRAESPARAAVHEESDAFAADLARSLHASLVSR
- the aceB gene encoding malate synthase A — its product is MSTVDALGTKGVRVMGEDSPASARVLTPEALEFVAALHRRFNPVREELLRARDTRQAELDAGVEPVFLEETASVREGDWRVGPTPPDLQDRRVEITGPTDAKMVINALNSGASCFMADFEDALSPTWKNVVEGHANMQDAVRRTLTFSSGGKEYRLGEKLAVLIVRPRGWHLAERHVQVDGEPVSASLFDFGMHFFHNARELLERGSGPYFYLPKLEGHREARLWNDVFTFAQQQLGVPHGTIRATVLIETILAAFEMDEILYELRDHAAGLNAGRWDYIFSVIKKFRKRADFVLPDRVQVTMTVPFMKCYAELLVKTCHRRGAHAMGGMAAFIPSRRDPEVNRVAMAKVTEDKAREAGQGFDGTWVAHPDLVPVARAEFDRVLGERPNQKEKQGDANVRPRDLLSTGIPDGHVTEAGVRLNVSVALQYLEAWLRGNGAVAINNLMEDAATAEISRAQLWQWIRQRSPLDDDGAMTPDVYTRIRTEEMERLRASGVTTPELATACTLLDELVLGNEFIPFLTLPAYPHLA
- a CDS encoding diguanylate cyclase, with protein sequence MPSTSLPPRAPAPVVIARILLAVLLAIPGALAAAEPEPLRLDGPWRWQRGDSAAWAAPAHPDAGWALVEAPAEWERFAPGYDGFGWYRREVRLPADLAGGPVGVQLGSVGDAYEIFWNGVKVGGSGRMPPRFVEGVAPTLLLVPDSALARRPNGPHLVAVRVYNAYAYGGLMGGVRVGRYDLLAQQRSPRDVVIGGLVSFFLAIGIYHLAFFFRRRRARENLYFALLCAAVSIYGATFSGAVQSLLVPHVNSYRVGLWAIAAGMPAFVALVHRLFDLRLTRRDAVLTGAATAAVMLVGSLPLGALAAMAKWVDLTMMAGLFVVVARACRSTSRRQPHGRILGVGTVSFALAVTYDLLSEHVDWLPVARILPGVPSLFWIGFLVFVVCVGIATAGKWALTEATAQIDPLTELSRRHVLDEALRRECERVRRTGGSVALVMIDLDHFKQVNDRHGHGAGDVVLARVGRVLRNCARNIDTTARFGGEEFAVLLCDSGLEGAKALTERFRRHLAELRVPVAGGGTITVTASVGIAAGTDVVNPDALLEAADQALYSAKSAGRDRTLAIQLDSEVAA
- a CDS encoding FHA domain-containing protein, producing the protein MANLPEPGRTGPLAALALTAGPRYGEELPIPRPVVVVGRAAASDVVIDDDSVSAQHARLEWDLGAWRITDLGSTNGTAVEGTKLAPNIPTPLPYGATVRVGGVKLQFREVAQADPERARADYVAPPKPATLREEKPGFRFPVWLAILLVVLLAVIGYLVFQTMAAPRVGVGTGPEHPLLALATRAAAP